One segment of Ipomoea triloba cultivar NCNSP0323 chromosome 12, ASM357664v1 DNA contains the following:
- the LOC115999432 gene encoding uncharacterized protein LOC115999432 — protein sequence MRAASFSLRTTDRRRGTAGGSCGDIDCISFSSSIEGRDFGGRSCSGLTVAWNGSRSCGGGGVVAAQVLRLSLLPSRPADRGRGGRRWQHNSRLSSSSFLLSLSRRRRQWGRWLESSNGRRHTWFLCPAFSDSRDRTAVAGSGDGVGPELRQPTMVLEHGRTT from the exons ATGCGAG CCGCTTCTTTCTCGCTGCGAACTACAGACCGGCGACGTGGAACAGCGGGTGGGAGTTGCGGCGACATTGATTGTATCTCCTTCTCGTCCAGCATCGAAGGCCGCGACTTTGGTGGTCGTAGTTGCAGTGGATTGACAGTGGCGTGGAACGGCAGTCGCAGTTGCGGCGGCGGAGGCGTGGTGGCAGCGCAGGTTCTTCGTCTCTCGCTCCTTCCTTCTCGACCAGCAGATCGAGGGCGTGGTGGCCGACGATGGCAGCACAACAGCAGGttatcttcctcttcttttcttctctccCTTTCTCGACGAAGGCGGCAGTGGGGGCGGTGGCTGGAGTCGTCGAACGGGCGGCGGCATACCTGGTTCCTTTGTCCGGCGTTCTCTGACAGTAGAGATCGGACAGCGGTAGCGGGTTCCGGCGATGGTGTTGGGCCGGAGCTGCGGCAGCCGACGATGGTGTTGG AACACGGACGGACGACGTAG
- the LOC115999433 gene encoding uncharacterized protein LOC115999433, whose amino-acid sequence MPSYAKYIKEIVSNKKKLEEFATVHLNEECSAILQSKLPPKLMDPGSFSIPCTIGNTVVDKCLCDLGASINLMPLTLFRKLGIAEMKPTTISLQLADRSVKYPQGVEEDILVKVGKFYFPADFLILDMGNDTDTSLILGRPFLLTRVIIDMPLGKLIFRVGTEKEEFSISKAVKFPSFDESCHFVDAIEKLSKEAFALQENLRFATEFFRRETAKSVAKQVLRRNSFRRISVCDEKVPSRNMATEKFRREI is encoded by the coding sequence ATGCCATCTTATGCCAAGTATATTAAGGAAATTGTGTCTAATAAAAAGAAACTAGAAGAGTTTGCTACTGTGCATCTAAATGAGGAGTGTAGTGCtattttacaaagcaaactACCTCCTAAGCTAATGGATCCAGGAAGTTTTTCTATTCCTTGCACTATTGGTAATACTGTTGTTGATAAATGCTTATGTGATTTAGGTGCCAGTATAAACCTTATGCCTTTAACTCTTTTCAGGAAGTTGGGAATAGCTGAAATGAAGCCAACTACAATCTCTCTTCAACTTGCTGATAGATCAGTCAAGTACCCGCAGGGTGTAGAAGAGGATATCTTGGTAAAAGTTGGTAAATTCTACTTTCCTGCTGATTTTCTGATTTTGGACATGGGTAATGATACAGATACATCCCTTATACTTGGTAGGCCATTTTTGTTAACAAGAGTAATAATAGATATGCCTTTAGGgaaattaatttttagagtAGGAACAGAAAAAGAAGAATTCTCTATCTCTAAAGCTGTTAAGTTCCCGTCTTTTGATGAATCATGTCATTTTGTTGATGCTATTGAGAAACTTTCAAAAGAAGCATttgcactacaagaaaatttgcgattcgcgacggaattttttcGTCGCGAAACAGCCAAATCCGTCGCGAAACaggttttgcgacggaattcgTTCCGTCGTATCTCCGTTTGCGACGAAAAAGTTCCGTCGCGAAATATggcgacggaaaaattccgtcgcgaaatatGA